A window of Hippoglossus stenolepis isolate QCI-W04-F060 chromosome 16, HSTE1.2, whole genome shotgun sequence contains these coding sequences:
- the eve1 gene encoding even-skipped-like1, whose protein sequence is MSHVPKGSNVAEGRQTPLADVAGREQQELCPRGVLLDPSRRHRTAFTREQLSRLEQEYRRESYVSRPRRCELATDLNLPETTIKVWFQNRRMKDKRQRHSLPWPHPLVDPLGALLMGRSSPATTLPYPFIPHHLPHLPLHHYSPLAFSSPGSSAHSSYSAPMRSLDALRLSQYHNRVRGLPQTTAALYPSASIVHHPPSCACPLCLYWGPEQFLKARGEALGLSQPRSTKANMEPAGLERREEIM, encoded by the exons TGGCAGAGGGCAGACAGACGCCGTTGGCGGATGTCGCCGGGCGCGAGCAGCAGGAGCTGTGCCCGCGCGGCGTGCTGCTCGACCCGAGCCGGCGGCACCGGACCGCGTTCACGCGGGAGCAGCTGTCCCGGCTGGAGCAGGAGTACCGCCGGGAGAGCTACGTGTCCAGGCCCCGGCGCTGCGAGCTGGCCACGGATCTCAACTTACCGGAGACGACGATCAAG GTGTGGTTCCAGAACAGGAGGATGAAGGATAAACGCCAGAGACACTCCTTGCCTTGGCCCCACCCTCTCGTCGACCCTCTGGGTGCCCTCTTGATGGGACGCTCCTCTCCTGCCACCACGTTACCGTACCCCTTCATCCCGCACCACCTGCCCCACCTGCCCCTCCACCACTACTCCCCGCTGGCTTTCTCCTCACCGGGATCCTCGGCTCACAGTTCCTACAGCGCACCCATGAGGTCCCTGGATGCACTCCGCCTCTCCCAGTACCACAACAGGGTGAGGGGGCTGCCTCAGACGACAGCAGCCCTCTACCCCTCCGCCAGCATCGTGCACCATCCACCTTCATGTGCCTGCCCCCTTTGTCTGTACTGGGGACCAGAACAATTCCTTAAAGCCAGAGGGGAGGCACTGGGACTGAGCCAGCCCCGTAGTACCAAGGCCAACATGGAGCCTGCTGGTTTGGAGCGGAGAGAGGAGATAATGTAA